Proteins co-encoded in one Prunus persica cultivar Lovell chromosome G6, Prunus_persica_NCBIv2, whole genome shotgun sequence genomic window:
- the LOC109949652 gene encoding uncharacterized protein LOC109949652, with protein MQEKEKEDDEGQKGEAEEAGKEPLAIQDLLVKSMTDQINYRQQEDPSFVCPERLQLWKDEKNEDSEKKMKDLWDIFIQAEKRSKELEVELATYIEKLDNEECLTQEASKPDATNPIPDPPKGTSLHDSIPVDLQQSSDEDEGQKKPTKKKLGWGQRKVWQKIPKADRERIEKHYLSTQPRDIFWAGLNSEKVTNHDIKDIVWDLELSQNVIEAYIQIEEDKIDPMQTESPQYMSTWTWAYMQSFEEPFWHRALYEHLLEKLGKCSVLFFPIISQEEFHFTLLTFHKNERKWRHYNPLRSLGHRKEERCIDIARNFVNIVEGWLEYIRPQARVFIETKKKPTIVKQKEGPPTLVQKDLTPTEELTLNWIMQNPLQFPFEDDMECAQQTVSSLDCGMFVMFYMDKIAQGQPIPKSVDKKFMNEYRAQYVTKLLHHKNCVINRL; from the exons atgcaggaaaaagaaaaagaagatgatgagggaCAAAAAGGAGAAGCAGAGGAAGCTGGAAAAGAACCTCTTGCAATTCAAGACCTCTTGGTGAAGTCTATGACAGACCAAATCAACTACCGCCAACAAGAAGATCCCAGCTTCGTTTGCCCGGAAAGATTACAACTGTGGAaggatgaaaaaaatgaagacagtgagaagaaaatgaaggactTGTGGGATATATTTATCCAAGCAGAAAAGAGATCAAAGGAGCTGGAAGTGGAGTTGGCAACATACATAGAGAAATTAGATAATGAAGAATGT TTAACACAAGAGGCATCTAAGCCCGATGCCACAAATCCAATTCCTGATCCCCCAAAAGGAACGAGCCTTCATGATTCAATACCTGTGGATCTGCAACAATCaagtgatgaagatgaaggacaaaaaaagccaacaaagaaaaaactaggATGGGGTCAGAGGAAGGTGTGGCAGAAAATTCCAAAGGCGGACAGGGAAAGAATTGAAAAGCACTACTTAAGTACTCAACCTCG TGATATCTTTTGGGCAGGACTCAATAGTGAGAAAGTGAcaaaccatgatatcaaagataTTGTATGGGACCTGGAACTGTCACAAAAC GTTATTGAGGCCTATATCCAAATAGAGGAGGATAAAATAGACCCCATGCAGACAGAGAGTCCACAGTACATGTCCACATGGACTTGG GCTTACATGCAAAGCTTCGAAGAGCCATTTTGGCACAGGGCCCTGTATGAACACTTACTTGAAAAACTCGGGAAATGCAGTGTTCTTTTCTTCCCGATTATTTCACAAGAAGAGTTCCACTTCACACTTCTCACATTTCACAAAAATGAACGAAAGTGGAGACACTACAATCCACTTAGATCGTTGGGAcatagaaaagaagaaaggtgcATTGACATTGCTCGAAACTTT gttaataTTGTTGAAGGGTGGCTAGAATATATAAGACCTCAAGCACGAGTGTTcatagaaactaaaaaaaaaccaacaattgTGAAGCAAAAGGAAGGGCCCCCGACACTTGTACAAAAAGATTTGACTCCAACTGAAGAACTCACTCTCAATTGGATTATGCAAAATccattgcagtttccatttgagGATGACATGGAATGTGCTCAACAAACTGTATCTTC ATTGGATTGCGGCATGTTCGTCATGTTCTATATGGATAAAATAGCACAAGGACAGCCCATTCCAAAAAGCGTGGACAAGAAATTTATGAATGAATATCGAGCACAATATGTCACAAAACTCCTACACCACAAAAACTGTGTAATTAATCGTCTCTAG